One genomic window of Cupriavidus sp. P-10 includes the following:
- a CDS encoding IS5 family transposase, with amino-acid sequence MRKDEHKRGEPKGIYRVRNWAKYNAGLIARGDVTMWIDESVMNAAPEAASLRRGRPHVYSDAAIQMLLGIKQVYRLPLRALQGFAHSLRKLAFADLPVPNYTTLSRRAQDLNVVLPVQSASQSLHLVVDSTGLKVFGEGEWKVRKHGYLKRRTWRKVHLAMDAKTGQVSAALMTHQDVGDADVLPELLDQIPTDTPIDTIGGDGAYDTKQCHAAIAARGAQPSIPPREGAMPWPQTTSGAVWRNEAIDAIARSGRREWKTSSGYHRRSLVENLMYRLKTLTGNRLWARDVGAQAAEVAIRVGVLNRMVALARPQSVRIA; translated from the coding sequence ATGCGCAAGGACGAACACAAGCGGGGAGAGCCAAAGGGGATCTACCGTGTCAGGAACTGGGCAAAGTACAACGCAGGCTTGATCGCGAGAGGCGACGTCACGATGTGGATCGATGAAAGCGTGATGAATGCAGCGCCCGAGGCGGCGTCGCTCAGGCGTGGCCGGCCACACGTCTACTCGGACGCGGCGATTCAGATGCTGCTCGGAATCAAGCAGGTGTACCGTCTGCCGTTGCGTGCGCTGCAGGGCTTTGCACATAGCCTTCGCAAGCTCGCCTTCGCCGATTTGCCAGTCCCGAACTACACGACTCTGAGTCGCCGCGCGCAGGATCTGAACGTGGTGCTGCCGGTGCAGAGCGCCAGTCAGTCGCTGCACCTGGTGGTCGACAGCACTGGCCTGAAGGTATTCGGCGAGGGCGAGTGGAAGGTGCGCAAGCACGGCTACTTGAAGCGGCGCACCTGGCGCAAGGTGCATCTGGCGATGGACGCCAAGACCGGCCAGGTAAGCGCAGCTTTGATGACACATCAGGACGTTGGTGACGCTGACGTGTTGCCCGAGTTGCTCGATCAAATCCCCACCGATACGCCAATCGACACTATCGGTGGCGATGGCGCATACGACACGAAGCAATGCCACGCGGCGATTGCTGCGCGAGGCGCGCAACCGTCGATTCCGCCGCGTGAGGGAGCGATGCCATGGCCGCAGACCACGTCCGGTGCGGTCTGGCGCAACGAGGCCATTGACGCCATTGCCCGAAGTGGCAGGCGCGAATGGAAGACGTCCAGCGGCTATCACCGGCGTTCGCTGGTCGAGAACTTGATGTACCGGCTCAAGACACTCACGGGTAATCGCTTGTGGGCGCGTGATGTCGGGGCCCAGGCGGCCGAAGTGGCGATCCGCGTCGGCGTACTCAACCGCATGGTGGCCCTTGCACGCCCGCAGTCCGTCCGCATCGCCTGA
- a CDS encoding lipopolysaccharide biosynthesis protein yields the protein MAGSRAVPAFAWVFVGEAMICASLLACYYRKRSPRVAVSIDISLARRLLRDGATLWVSLMLMLLAKRIDQLLLKPHISLFELGGYAASMQVLDNFILLGAIVTTSVAPMVIYAQPTFARVRRNVLYVGAGMLATGIVGGAVLAFCAPWIIALIYGDHYEAAADLLRLSAMASGLVDAALTLLVVYLRKPRWLVEKWFLVLSTMIVVDLIMIPMFGARGAVYGYVAGNAVAVLVGIGFLVRSREPMATRQQPV from the coding sequence TTGGCGGGATCCCGCGCGGTGCCGGCTTTCGCGTGGGTGTTCGTCGGCGAGGCCATGATCTGTGCGTCGCTGCTAGCCTGCTACTACCGCAAGCGCAGCCCTCGCGTGGCGGTGAGCATCGACATCAGCCTGGCCAGGCGGCTGCTGCGCGACGGCGCGACGCTCTGGGTCAGCCTGATGCTGATGCTGCTGGCGAAGCGCATCGATCAACTGCTGCTCAAGCCGCACATCAGCCTGTTCGAGTTGGGCGGCTATGCCGCCTCCATGCAGGTGCTGGACAACTTCATACTGCTCGGCGCAATCGTGACAACCTCCGTTGCACCGATGGTGATCTATGCCCAGCCGACCTTTGCGCGGGTCCGCCGCAATGTGCTGTACGTCGGCGCAGGCATGCTGGCGACTGGCATCGTGGGGGGCGCGGTGCTTGCGTTCTGCGCGCCCTGGATCATTGCGCTGATCTACGGTGACCACTATGAGGCCGCAGCCGACCTGCTGAGGCTGTCGGCGATGGCTTCCGGGCTGGTGGACGCCGCGCTGACGTTGCTGGTGGTCTATCTGCGCAAGCCACGCTGGCTGGTGGAGAAATGGTTTTTGGTGCTGTCCACCATGATCGTGGTGGATCTCATCATGATCCCGATGTTTGGAGCCCGTGGCGCAGTCTATGGCTATGTCGCGGGCAATGCGGTGGCGGTGCTGGTGGGCATCGGCTTTCTTGTCCGATCGCGCGAACCGATGGCGACAAGGCAGCAGCCTGTGTAA
- a CDS encoding efflux RND transporter permease subunit → MLSRLVDLSLRYKVLVLVGFAVVVFLGVRAWLTMPVDAFPDVTPNQVNVYTESPGLAAEDVEKLLTAPIETSMAGLPGVEQIRSVSLFGLSYVGVYFKDDLDIYFVRRLVGEKLQEARERIPTGYGEPTLGPNSSGLGQVFWYTIESADEKLSAMDLRTLHDWSVRLMLRTAPGVDDVTTWGGQEKQYQVLINPQKLIKYSLSYKAVMEALAANNRQVGGQYVNLGQEQYLVRGLGLVANTTDIGNIVVAEREGIPIHVHEVAEVKEGPAVRFGAVTRDGQEVALGIALARIHENAKQVVDAVKQKLQLAQEALPNGVTLNPVYDRTDIVKKALKTAESALIEGSILVAIVLFLFLGEVRSALVVILALPLAMLMAFLLMQQFGLSANLMSLAGLAIGIGMMVDGAVVMVENSFRLLSHQVGTAVNRTHVILEAAREVINPIAFAILIIIVVFLPLFSLTGLEGKLFKPMALTITFAMAGSLILTLTLIPVLSALILKPKVEKDTVLVRWVKTAYLPLLERALENKKKVFAAALVLLAAALAVFPFLGKEFMPTLQEGTIMFRVTGIPSTSLEESVRISQTMNVVLKQQFPQTKSVLATIGRAEKGETNDANYMEVLVDVKPPEQWQEKITIPELSDRMKETLERALPTVVLANTQPIQMRVEELISGVRATLALKLYGADLAVLDRLAAQIKPVLGSVSGVADLSLEANKGKPQLVVKVNREAAARFGINADDILEVVQAGIGGKAVSTLIDGVRRFDIQVRLDGAYRDSRQAISDIPLRTQAGALVPLSRVATVEMDEGYTFVRREQLQRYAVLQMDVKGRDVDGFVREAEAKIRGQVKLPEGYWIEWGGAFENQQRAMARLVLIVPLTIGLIFLLLYTAFNSLTHATLIIANVPFAVIGGVFGLALTGQYVSVPSAIGFIAVFGVAMLNGIVLVSFLNDQRRQGLSIREAVRQGATLRLRPVLMTASVAILGLVPMLLSQGVGAEVQRPLATVVVGGLITSTALTLLLLPLMYEWVASRAERKRDST, encoded by the coding sequence ATGCTGAGCCGCCTCGTCGATCTGTCGCTTCGCTACAAGGTGCTCGTGTTGGTGGGATTCGCCGTGGTCGTTTTCCTCGGCGTGCGAGCCTGGTTGACGATGCCGGTGGACGCCTTTCCCGATGTCACGCCGAACCAGGTAAATGTCTACACAGAGTCGCCCGGACTGGCTGCGGAGGATGTGGAGAAGCTTTTGACTGCCCCGATCGAGACTTCCATGGCCGGCTTACCAGGTGTCGAGCAGATTCGCTCGGTGTCGCTCTTCGGGCTGTCATATGTCGGCGTCTATTTCAAGGATGACTTGGACATCTATTTTGTCCGACGGCTCGTCGGCGAAAAGCTGCAGGAGGCGCGCGAGCGCATACCGACGGGCTATGGCGAGCCAACCTTGGGACCGAATAGTTCCGGACTAGGTCAAGTGTTCTGGTACACGATTGAGTCGGCCGACGAGAAACTCTCGGCAATGGATCTGCGCACCCTGCATGACTGGAGCGTACGCCTTATGCTGCGTACGGCTCCGGGGGTGGATGACGTGACGACGTGGGGCGGCCAAGAGAAGCAATATCAAGTCTTAATCAATCCCCAAAAGCTCATTAAGTACAGTCTGAGTTACAAGGCCGTCATGGAGGCGCTCGCGGCGAATAACCGGCAAGTAGGCGGACAGTATGTGAATCTTGGCCAAGAGCAGTATCTAGTGCGCGGTCTGGGGCTAGTTGCCAATACGACGGACATTGGCAATATCGTCGTCGCCGAGCGGGAGGGAATTCCGATTCACGTGCATGAAGTGGCGGAGGTGAAGGAAGGCCCCGCTGTCCGCTTTGGCGCAGTTACCCGAGACGGCCAGGAGGTCGCCCTCGGAATTGCACTAGCCCGCATCCACGAAAACGCAAAGCAAGTCGTGGATGCAGTGAAGCAGAAGCTTCAGCTTGCTCAGGAGGCACTCCCTAACGGGGTTACGCTGAACCCGGTTTACGACCGTACGGACATCGTCAAGAAGGCCCTGAAGACCGCTGAGAGCGCCTTGATCGAAGGCTCGATTCTGGTGGCAATTGTGTTGTTCTTATTTCTTGGGGAAGTGCGCTCGGCCCTGGTAGTGATCCTCGCTCTTCCCCTCGCTATGCTAATGGCATTCCTGCTGATGCAGCAGTTCGGCCTCTCCGCCAATTTGATGTCGCTGGCTGGCCTGGCTATTGGCATTGGCATGATGGTGGACGGTGCGGTGGTGATGGTGGAGAACAGTTTCCGGCTGCTCTCGCATCAAGTGGGAACTGCCGTGAACCGCACCCATGTCATCCTTGAAGCGGCGCGCGAGGTGATCAATCCCATCGCCTTCGCCATCCTCATCATCATTGTGGTTTTTCTGCCTCTGTTCTCCCTCACCGGGCTGGAAGGTAAGCTCTTCAAGCCAATGGCGCTCACCATTACCTTTGCCATGGCCGGCTCGCTGATCCTTACGCTAACGCTGATTCCGGTGCTCTCGGCGCTGATCCTGAAGCCCAAGGTGGAAAAAGACACCGTCTTGGTGCGCTGGGTCAAGACGGCTTATCTACCCCTGCTCGAGCGCGCATTGGAAAACAAGAAAAAGGTGTTTGCCGCCGCCCTGGTGCTGTTAGCCGCGGCGTTGGCTGTGTTCCCATTTCTCGGCAAAGAGTTCATGCCTACCCTGCAGGAGGGAACCATCATGTTCCGAGTGACTGGCATCCCTTCGACCTCGCTGGAGGAATCGGTACGCATCTCCCAGACCATGAATGTCGTGCTCAAGCAGCAATTTCCCCAGACCAAGTCGGTCTTAGCCACCATTGGTCGGGCAGAGAAGGGGGAGACTAACGACGCCAACTACATGGAGGTACTGGTGGATGTGAAGCCGCCGGAGCAATGGCAGGAAAAGATTACGATTCCAGAGCTCTCTGATCGAATGAAGGAAACACTTGAGCGCGCGCTGCCCACGGTGGTACTAGCAAATACCCAGCCAATTCAGATGCGGGTTGAGGAATTGATTTCCGGTGTTCGTGCCACACTTGCGCTCAAACTCTACGGGGCCGACCTCGCCGTGCTTGACCGCTTGGCGGCTCAGATCAAGCCTGTGCTCGGGTCGGTTTCCGGGGTAGCCGATCTTTCGCTGGAAGCGAACAAGGGTAAGCCTCAGCTTGTGGTGAAGGTCAACCGGGAAGCGGCAGCGCGCTTCGGCATCAACGCCGATGACATCCTAGAGGTCGTCCAGGCCGGCATAGGTGGCAAAGCGGTTAGCACCCTCATCGATGGGGTGCGTCGCTTCGACATTCAGGTCAGACTCGACGGCGCATACCGCGACAGTCGGCAGGCAATCAGCGACATACCGCTGCGCACCCAGGCCGGGGCGCTCGTGCCGCTGTCGCGAGTCGCGACGGTGGAAATGGACGAGGGATATACATTCGTACGCCGTGAGCAACTCCAGCGCTACGCCGTGTTGCAAATGGACGTAAAGGGCCGCGACGTGGACGGCTTCGTGCGTGAAGCCGAAGCAAAGATCCGGGGCCAAGTCAAGCTCCCCGAGGGCTATTGGATCGAATGGGGTGGTGCTTTTGAGAATCAGCAGCGCGCTATGGCGCGGCTGGTGCTGATCGTGCCGCTCACCATCGGGCTCATCTTCCTGCTGCTGTATACAGCATTCAATTCGCTTACCCACGCCACTCTCATCATCGCTAATGTGCCGTTCGCCGTGATCGGCGGTGTCTTCGGGTTGGCATTGACGGGCCAGTACGTCTCTGTGCCGTCCGCCATTGGATTCATCGCCGTCTTTGGCGTGGCAATGCTGAACGGCATTGTATTGGTCTCTTTTCTAAACGATCAGCGCCGCCAGGGCCTGTCGATCCGCGAGGCGGTGCGCCAAGGCGCGACGCTTCGTCTGCGCCCGGTGTTAATGACGGCCTCAGTGGCAATACTCGGTCTGGTGCCCATGCTGCTTTCGCAAGGGGTGGGAGCGGAGGTTCAGCGACCTTTGGCGACCGTAGTTGTCGGTGGCCTCATCACATCAACAGCGCTCACGCTCTTGTTGTTGCCGCTTATGTACGAGTGGGTGGCAAGTCGGGCGGAACGCAAACGTGATTCGACCTGA
- a CDS encoding efflux RND transporter periplasmic adaptor subunit, which produces MKVLVLLQQFGIIAAGLSVLVLTGCGRGDPPTQQASASQKSVPQTAQGSAASPDEQISGGGKLKLSADEIRSSGIKTAVLSEEEVSEQLTLTATIRPNQDRIVHVAPRVTGRIVKVQVNLGEAVRAGQTLAVLDSLEVGEAHSAYLQAKTAQAVAKADFERAEALHGEQIIAQKDHMRAHAEYEKSKAAFAAAADRLRMLGVSQAPSADGRAVSTFPLISPVAGTVIEKHAILGELAQPDKQLFVVADLSRLWIEANLFEKDFSRVQLGAPAIVTVAAYPDEAFQGRLTYIAAVVDKETRTVQARVEVANLDGHLKPEMFATAAIQTSGGKRQKALLLPEEAVVLMQGQPTVFIELSSGGFEPRAVELGEKLRGRVVLKKGLAVGDRVVTEGTFSLKARLMKAQLGEGH; this is translated from the coding sequence ATGAAAGTCCTCGTCCTATTGCAGCAATTCGGCATTATCGCCGCCGGGTTGTCGGTACTGGTCTTGACCGGGTGCGGTCGCGGTGACCCACCGACGCAGCAAGCTTCGGCTTCCCAGAAGAGCGTCCCGCAAACGGCTCAAGGTAGCGCTGCTTCCCCCGATGAACAGATTAGCGGTGGGGGAAAGCTCAAGCTCAGTGCCGACGAAATCCGCTCGTCGGGTATCAAGACGGCGGTGTTGAGTGAAGAGGAAGTCAGCGAACAATTGACGTTGACCGCAACGATTCGTCCCAATCAGGACCGCATCGTCCATGTTGCGCCGCGAGTAACTGGGCGTATCGTCAAGGTCCAGGTCAATCTGGGCGAGGCTGTGCGAGCTGGCCAGACACTCGCTGTGCTCGACAGCTTAGAAGTCGGCGAAGCGCATTCGGCCTATCTTCAAGCCAAGACGGCCCAAGCGGTGGCCAAAGCCGACTTCGAGCGGGCGGAGGCGCTGCACGGCGAACAGATCATCGCCCAGAAGGATCACATGCGCGCTCATGCCGAATACGAAAAATCGAAGGCGGCATTCGCCGCCGCCGCCGACCGCCTGCGCATGCTGGGCGTGAGTCAGGCGCCCTCGGCCGATGGCAGGGCAGTCTCCACGTTCCCGCTGATTTCTCCCGTTGCCGGAACGGTCATTGAAAAGCACGCCATCTTAGGCGAGTTGGCGCAGCCGGACAAACAGCTTTTCGTCGTGGCGGACCTTTCCCGGTTGTGGATCGAGGCTAACCTGTTCGAAAAGGATTTCAGCCGAGTCCAGCTCGGTGCGCCGGCCATTGTCACCGTCGCAGCCTATCCCGACGAAGCCTTTCAGGGTCGGCTCACCTACATCGCGGCCGTCGTCGACAAGGAGACGCGGACTGTCCAGGCTCGGGTGGAAGTCGCCAATTTAGACGGACATCTCAAGCCGGAAATGTTCGCTACGGCCGCCATTCAAACGAGCGGCGGCAAGCGCCAAAAGGCCCTTTTGCTGCCCGAGGAGGCGGTGGTCTTGATGCAGGGCCAACCGACGGTCTTTATCGAGCTTAGCAGTGGCGGCTTTGAGCCACGCGCGGTGGAATTGGGTGAAAAACTACGCGGGCGAGTCGTGCTCAAGAAGGGGCTCGCAGTGGGCGACCGGGTGGTGACGGAGGGGACCTTTTCTCTCAAGGCGCGCCTGATGAAGGCCCAGTTGGGCGAAGGCCACTAG
- a CDS encoding TolC family protein: MLSNPASLRKRLTCIVAALVLLVAAQSIFAIELPLTLEQAWQIAEDANPTLKAAQASLAAAQGQVTDSRGLLWNNPHLSADGLRRMVPNPSAGDDTQREWRAQVSQQIEIAGQQGYRRAAAEQDLAAIQESVEEARRLVRAEVEKRFVRVLSLQVRVAMEQELVTLIRENVNIARKRFEAGEDTKLDHNLAEVELGRAINQLEVAREQLLRARAELAAMLQLQAEALPEVEGSLFTNGPSPYTLERLLAMASDRPRLRALDLREQAARSRLGLERAAAYPDVTVGLFAGREGPVQGRERIVGLSVSLPLPLFRRNAAGIGRAGTELTHAQIERQTVIRDTRASVMTLWQQLGSVHKRVNRLEELVLQRLRENQRLSTAAYRAGEISLTQLLLATRQVLDTRREVLEAMTELALTRVELEQTAGWVGPQ; encoded by the coding sequence ATGCTCTCGAACCCTGCTTCGCTGCGCAAACGGCTGACCTGCATCGTCGCCGCGCTCGTTTTATTGGTGGCAGCCCAGAGCATTTTCGCTATCGAACTTCCCCTTACCCTGGAACAGGCTTGGCAAATCGCCGAAGACGCCAATCCAACGCTCAAGGCGGCACAAGCCAGCCTTGCCGCAGCGCAGGGACAAGTCACCGATAGCCGGGGCCTGCTCTGGAACAATCCTCACTTGAGCGCGGACGGCTTGCGCCGCATGGTTCCCAACCCCAGTGCAGGCGACGACACCCAGCGCGAATGGCGGGCACAAGTCAGTCAGCAGATTGAGATTGCAGGCCAACAAGGATACCGCCGGGCGGCGGCCGAGCAAGATCTGGCGGCGATTCAGGAGTCCGTGGAAGAAGCTCGTCGGCTGGTGCGGGCCGAAGTGGAGAAGCGGTTCGTTCGTGTGCTGAGCCTGCAAGTTCGCGTTGCTATGGAACAGGAACTAGTCACCCTGATCCGAGAGAATGTCAACATTGCAAGGAAACGGTTCGAGGCTGGCGAAGACACGAAGCTTGATCACAACCTTGCCGAGGTGGAACTGGGGCGCGCGATTAATCAATTGGAAGTGGCGCGGGAGCAGCTTTTGCGCGCCCGTGCCGAACTCGCTGCGATGCTGCAATTGCAGGCGGAGGCGCTTCCGGAGGTTGAAGGTTCTCTTTTCACCAATGGCCCGTCCCCATATACCCTTGAACGCCTTTTGGCGATGGCCTCGGACCGGCCACGACTGCGCGCGCTCGACCTTCGGGAACAGGCAGCCCGCAGTCGGCTTGGCCTGGAGCGCGCCGCGGCCTATCCGGACGTCACCGTAGGTCTCTTTGCCGGCCGCGAAGGTCCGGTTCAGGGACGCGAGCGAATTGTTGGTTTAAGCGTCTCGCTACCGCTGCCGCTGTTTCGCCGCAATGCAGCAGGCATCGGGCGAGCTGGCACAGAACTCACTCACGCCCAGATTGAAAGGCAGACCGTCATCCGCGATACACGCGCAAGCGTGATGACCCTATGGCAGCAGTTGGGGAGTGTGCATAAGCGGGTCAACAGACTGGAGGAGCTTGTCCTGCAGCGCCTGCGGGAAAACCAGCGTCTGTCCACGGCGGCTTACCGGGCAGGGGAGATAAGCCTCACGCAACTTCTTCTTGCGACGCGACAGGTGCTGGACACCCGTCGCGAGGTGCTGGAGGCCATGACCGAGTTGGCCCTGACCCGTGTTGAGCTAGAACAGACGGCAGGCTGGGTCGGGCCGCAATGA
- a CDS encoding methyltransferase family protein, protein MKRKLTRYYSFATIGAFPAEAIKFGRVIAKPFYRRLRVNFHDNCHVYLASNFVAATARSSASRAVFSQTIDAYLTRHRIGLWRAVVLLVFVCLVFGHSRWDGTWVSPLLLTFGMLGVTLATVGRLWCALYISGRKNNELVTSGPYSICRHPLYVCNLLGILGLGAMTESITLMAILAAAFAIMYPAVIRREDNFLASSFAEYAGRTPAFFPRPALYRAEKSWTVHVASFQRNIADSIWFLGLSIVVESFDLLHDIGILRAVVSLV, encoded by the coding sequence GTGAAACGAAAGTTAACGCGGTATTACAGTTTTGCAACAATCGGCGCTTTCCCAGCCGAAGCTATAAAATTCGGGCGAGTCATCGCGAAGCCTTTTTATCGGCGTCTGCGAGTGAATTTTCATGATAATTGTCACGTCTATCTCGCATCTAATTTCGTGGCGGCTACCGCGCGTTCTTCGGCATCCCGAGCAGTTTTTTCGCAAACGATTGATGCGTATTTGACGCGCCATCGCATCGGCCTATGGCGCGCTGTCGTGTTGCTTGTCTTCGTGTGCCTCGTTTTTGGCCACTCGAGGTGGGATGGCACGTGGGTGTCTCCACTGCTCCTCACCTTTGGCATGCTTGGGGTCACACTTGCAACCGTGGGTAGACTTTGGTGCGCGCTTTACATTTCCGGTAGAAAGAACAATGAACTTGTGACCTCTGGTCCTTACTCAATCTGTCGCCATCCACTCTACGTCTGTAATCTGCTTGGGATTCTGGGATTGGGGGCAATGACGGAGTCGATCACACTCATGGCGATACTGGCCGCTGCATTTGCGATTATGTATCCGGCAGTTATCCGGCGTGAGGACAACTTCCTCGCCTCGTCGTTTGCGGAGTATGCCGGGCGAACGCCGGCATTCTTTCCGCGTCCTGCGCTCTACAGAGCCGAGAAGAGCTGGACGGTCCATGTCGCGTCCTTCCAGCGAAATATCGCAGACTCGATATGGTTCCTCGGCCTGTCTATCGTCGTAGAGTCATTTGACCTATTGCACGACATAGGCATACTTCGAGCCGTTGTCTCGCTTGTTTGA
- a CDS encoding lipopolysaccharide biosynthesis protein, which produces MRMQIVRNFLWLVLGRGLQVVFGIVSIGMIARAIGPESFAAFQYAQSLVLIASSVALICGAEVVVPRLVGDRAPAAQHRLLVHVFALRGAAAIAGYLIVMAVLALTEDDKVIVLTAVIFGIPILFYEPFGTVRAWLSGSRQSGHCTWRDPARCRLSRGCSSARP; this is translated from the coding sequence ATGCGTATGCAAATTGTACGGAATTTCCTCTGGCTGGTGCTCGGCCGGGGCCTGCAGGTAGTATTCGGAATCGTCAGTATTGGCATGATTGCGCGCGCCATCGGGCCGGAAAGCTTTGCCGCGTTCCAGTACGCACAATCGCTGGTGCTGATTGCTTCATCGGTGGCTCTGATCTGTGGGGCCGAAGTCGTCGTCCCGCGATTGGTCGGCGACCGGGCACCCGCAGCCCAGCACAGGTTGCTTGTCCATGTATTTGCGCTGCGTGGAGCCGCGGCCATCGCGGGATACCTGATTGTGATGGCGGTGTTGGCGCTGACAGAGGATGACAAGGTCATCGTCCTGACCGCCGTCATCTTCGGCATACCCATCCTATTCTATGAACCCTTTGGCACCGTCCGAGCCTGGCTTTCCGGGTCGCGGCAATCGGGGCACTGTACTTGGCGGGATCCCGCGCGGTGCCGGCTTTCGCGTGGGTGTTCGTCGGCGAGGCCATGA
- a CDS encoding P-II family nitrogen regulator — translation MKEIKAFIRQHRIANVIEALKDSGHCDMSNSGNGCHNVTVSKVQRPLASGDPTQQHYSMELAEAVIAEYKLELVCADDVAAILTDAIAKAAATGQPDAGWIFMSEIQHAVCIH, via the coding sequence ATGAAAGAGATCAAGGCATTTATTCGACAACACCGTATCGCCAACGTCATAGAGGCGCTGAAAGACTCCGGTCACTGTGACATGAGTAACTCCGGAAATGGGTGCCACAACGTCACGGTATCGAAGGTGCAGCGGCCGCTAGCGAGTGGGGATCCCACGCAGCAACACTATTCGATGGAGCTTGCTGAAGCCGTTATCGCAGAGTATAAGCTCGAACTCGTATGCGCTGACGACGTGGCCGCTATTCTGACTGATGCCATTGCAAAGGCCGCAGCCACTGGGCAACCAGATGCGGGGTGGATATTCATGAGTGAAATTCAGCACGCGGTGTGTATCCACTGA
- a CDS encoding P-II family nitrogen regulator: protein MKQIIAIIPPHRLESVETALHEAGHLPGFTWFRVRGHPRGTGPHHAFTGAEWNPDAHNQVAVMMFCADEDSDNIISALRLSAYTGNRHDGLIAVVNVESILRIRTGERGDAAV, encoded by the coding sequence ATGAAGCAAATTATCGCAATTATTCCTCCGCACCGCCTGGAAAGCGTTGAGACGGCCCTACATGAAGCCGGCCACTTGCCTGGCTTCACTTGGTTTCGTGTGCGTGGCCATCCAAGGGGCACCGGTCCCCATCACGCTTTCACCGGCGCTGAGTGGAATCCCGACGCACACAATCAAGTCGCGGTGATGATGTTCTGTGCCGACGAAGACTCGGATAACATCATCAGCGCCCTTCGCCTGTCGGCCTATACGGGGAATCGCCATGATGGGTTGATCGCCGTTGTGAACGTCGAAAGTATTCTCCGGATACGGACTGGGGAGCGCGGTGACGCCGCGGTTTGA